ACCGGAGAACGGCGGGATGCCCGCAAGGGACAAGGCGGCCGCGAAAAACGCAACGCCCATCCACGGCTCGCGCCGGGCCGTCCCCGCCAAGGCTCCGATCTTGCCGGTCCCGTACCTCACCTCAATGGCGCCGGTAGACATGAACAGCGAGGCCTTCACAAGCATGTGGTGCACCAGGTAGAAGATGCCTGCCGCAAGCCCGATCTCAGTGAAAATGGCCAGTCCCAGCAGAATGTAACCGAGCTGGGAAACCATGTGGAAGGTCAAAATGGAGCGGGCGTCTTTCTCACCCACTGCGCCGAGCACGCCGATCAGCATGGTCAGGGAGAAGAGGGCGACAAGGATCCAGAGGAAGCGCTCATCGCCGTCGAAAAGCACCGCGTAGATGCGGTACAAGATGTACACCGCGACCTTGGTATGCAAACCCGAGAACAGCGCTGTCACCGCCGGCGACGTGTACGGGTAGGAGCGCGCCAGCCAAGAATGGACCGGGACGACCGAAGCCTTGGTCAGCATGGAAAACATGACCACGCTCGTCGCGATCGCCACCGCCGGGTCTTGCGCCGCCGCGCCTTTCAGCTGCGCGAGGTTGACCGACCCCGCGGTCCCGTAGATTAGCGCCACGCCGGTGAGGAACATGGTAGATGCCAGCAGATTGGCGGTGATGAACAAGCGCACGCCACCGACCATGATGTTGCCGCCGCGGCGGTGAATTGTGTAGGCGTACAGTCCGTAGGAGGGCAGGAGCATCACTTCGAGGAAGACAAAGAAGTTGAAGATATCCGCGGTCAGGATCGCGCCGTTGACACCCGTCATGAGCACCAGCACGAGCGGGGCGAAGTAGCGCTGGCGCGCATACCCGCTGGCGACCGCGAACCAGGCGCACGCCAGAGCCAGGATGCCCGTCGTTGTCAACATGAGCGCCGAGAACATGTCGGCGGCAAAAGGGATCGCGATGCCGAACGGCCAACTTCCGGTGCCCTTGGCGTAGGTGGTGCCGTCAGAAGTGCCAGCGATCAATCCCGCCGAGGCCGCAAGGCTGACCGTGAGCGTGGCAAACATGACAACGTACTGCAGCCACTGCACTCGCGCGGCGAGAACGAGCACGCCGGCGGAAATGAGGGGAACAGCGACGAAGAGCGTGAGGTAGGTGCTGACGAAGTCGTAGGTGAGAATCATCGCGTCTTCTCCCCTACCTCGGGCGTTGCGCGGGCATCGGGTGCGAGCTCGTGATAGAGCTCGTCGACATCGTCCGCATCGGGGCGCCGGGGCGATTCGCGGGAAACGTCGTCATCCGCCCGAGTTGCGTCTCCCGGTTTGCCCACGACGGATGAAACGAGCATGACGATGGTGATGGAAAAGGAGATGACAATGGCGGTGAGCACGAATGCCTGAGGCAGCGGATCGGCGGCCGTTGTCGTGTCGTCGTGTGCCCCGAAAGGTTCACCCCGCCACGACACGCCCCCCGCAGACATAATCACCAGATTGGCGGCGTGGCTGAGCATGACGAAACCGATGGTTATGCGGAACATGTCGGGCCGCATCATGAGGTAGACGGCCCCCGCCATGAGTATGCCCACTGACAGTGCCAGGATCATGCGTTTGTCCTTTCGTCCTCTGCGACGGGGTCAGCGCCGGCGGGTATTGGCTGGTGCTCTCCGTCGATGATGAGCCCGACGTCGCCTTGGCCGGCCTCGGCGATCCCGTCCTCGGGTTCACCTGGGTCATCGGCGGGGATTCCGGCGAGGTTGATTGCCGCGAGGATGACACCGAGGACCGCGAGGTAGACGCCGAGGTCAAAGATCAACGCGGTAGTCAGGTGGATGCCGAAAACGTAGGCGTGCAACGGGGTGAGGTAGGAACCCTCAAAGTAGCCGAGCAGACCGGTGGCTGCGCCGATGGTGATGCCCGCTCCGATGAGGGTCATGTACGGCCACCGGACCTTGGCTGCCTTGTCGCTGGGGGCCATGAGGTAGAGCAGTGCGAACCCGCCCGCACCCACGAGAGCGGCGACAAAGCCACCGCCGGATGAGTTGTGCCCGCGGAAGAACAGCACGACGGAGATGATCGCGATCAGCGGCAAGATCACGCGCGCGGCCGAGCGCAAGAAGACCACGTTGTTTTCCGGGCTTGATACCGCAGACAGCTTGTTCAGGCGCGCCTTGCCTCGCGGCTGCAGCGGCCGCGAGCGCAGCATCACGGCCACTGTGATGCCCGCAACTCCGAGCACGGTGAGCTCACCGAGTGTGTCGAAGGCGCGGAATTCAACCAGGATGACATTGACAATGTTATCGCCGCCGGTGGCGATGGGCCCCTCGCGCAGGAACCACTGCGCGGCCTCGGATTTCTCGCGCCGGCCCGTCAGCGCCAGGACACCGAGGGTGGAGACGACTCCCACGGCGATGGCGAGAACGCCGGAGGACAGGATGTTGGAGCGCTTCTCACGGGGGAATCGGTCGGGCAACCGGTTGAGGATCATCACGATCACCACAGCGGTGAGGATTTCAACCATGAGCTGCGTCGTGGCGACATCGGCGGCACCGAGCTGGTAGAACCACAGCGTCACTCCGAAACCGACAGTTCCCACGACAATTGCCACGGTAACGCGCGAGCGCGCCTTCAGCGCCGAGGCGGTGCCGATGGTCACGATGAACAGCAGCATCCAGTCCGCCGGGTCGTAGCGGTCGCCTACAACCTCCGGAACATCGCCTAGCGTGAACACCCCCACGAGGCCAATCGCGACGAGTCCCAATAGCGGGGCGGAGAGGTGGCGGCGCTGGGACGTGGTTCCGGTGGCCGCGGTGAAGCACTCACCGAGCGCGATCGTCCCGCTGCGGAAGGATTCAATCACTTCGACTCCGGTGATCGGCGCCCGGAAATCGTCGAGGAAGGCGCTGACGGCCCAGCGTCGCCACGCGAGGACGGCACCACACGCGATGACCAGGGCCGAGAGCGCGAGCGGCAGGTTGAACCCGTGCCAGAGCGCGAGGTGCGGGTCCTCAAATTCGCCGGTGGTCGCGAGCACGGCGTCGGCAACCGGGCCATTGAGCATGTGCGGGTAGATGCCAATCGCGACCGTCGCGGCCGCCAGGATCGCGGGCACCGCAAAAAAGCTTGGCGACGCCTCCCCCACTGTCTTGGTCGTGCCGGACAGTTGGTTGCGCCGGTCCCCCAACACACCGAGCACGTAACGGTAGGAGTAGGCGAAGGTGAAGATGGAGGTAACCACGATCCCGCCGGTAACCAGGGTCACCAGCGCCTCCTTGTGGGGCGCGGAGAGCCCTGCGGCGAGGAGCATTTCCTTGGAGACAAACCCGGCAAACGGAGGCACACCCGCCATCGAGGCGGCGGAGATGACCACGATTGCCTGCGTCACCGGCATGCGCACGCGTAGATTACGTAGCTCGTGGAAGTTGCGTGTTCCTGTTTCGTGCTCGACGATGCCGATCGACATGAACAGTGCTGCCTTGAATACGGCGTGTGCGATGGTATGCACAATGGCCGCGGTAAGAGATTCCTGCGTACCGATCCCCACGACAGCGACTAGGAGGCCGAGCTGGGACATGGTCGAGTACGCCAGCAGCGCTTTGAGGTCCGACTGCTTCACTGCCGTCACCGCGCCGAACAGCGAGGTGATGAGGCCTGCCGTGACCAAAGCGATGTGCCACGCGTCCACTCCCGCGAACATCGGCGAGTAGCGCAAGATCAAGTAGATCCCGGCCTTGACCATGGCTGCGGCGTGCAGGTACGCAGAGACCGGGGCGATGGCGACCATCGAGTCGGGCAGCCAGGCTTGGAAGGGAAACTGGGCTGATTTTGTAAACGCGGCACCGGCCACCAGCAGGGCGACGAGCGTGGTCAGACCGGGCCGCTGCGTCCACGTCTCATCCGCGAGCACGACGGAGAGTTGGGTGCTGCCAGTTATGACGCACATGATCACCGTCGCGGTGAGCAGGAGAAGACCGCCCCCTACTGTGACCAGCAGCGTGCGGATCGCGGGCGCGTAGCCCTTTTCTCCCCCGTTCGCGATGAGGAAGAAGGAACAGAGCGTGGTCATCTCCCACGCGATGTAGAACACCACGAGGTTGTCGGTGAGCACGAGCGTGCTCATCGCCGCGGCGAAGCCGCACATGAGGAGGTAGAAAGATGGCTTGCTGTCATGCAGGTACCGGGCTGAGTAGGCGAGCACCCCTGCGCCGATAAGCAACACCAGCATGAGAAAAACAACCGAGAGTCCGTCGATGCGCAGCGCGAAATCCACGTTCAGCGACGGGATCCATGCGACCGTTTCGGAATGGACGTCGCCTGCGCCCGGTGAGACGTAGCCCATAGCTCCGATAACGGCCGCGCCCAGTAGGGGCAAGGAGAGTAGCCAGCCCGCGTTCCTGCCGAGGATGCGCCCCACAAAGGGCGCCGAGACGACGGTTGCGACGAGTACTGCGAGGAGGAGAAATAACATAGGAGCCTCGTTTGACGCCGAGGTAGATAGCAGCCGCAGCTTGTGACTAAGCCACGTCTACACCACCGCGCCTATCGGTAATTGGATGGGAATGAGCAAACTAAACACTACCCGCGCCGTGGCCGGGTCCGGAAAGATGCGGACCCCACGATGTCGTGTACCCGTTCGTCCCAGGCGCAGCCGGCCATGCTGAGGTGGCATTTCGCTGGCATGTGGGCAAGATCACCCTGCCATCGTAGCAGCTGCACCGCAAAAAGCCCGCCCCCCTTCTTACGTGCGGTGAGGGTGGCGGGCCTTTAGCTAGACCGGTTTAGAAGACGGAGGACTGCTCTTCCTTCTCCTGCTTATCGGCATCCTGGCGCTTGCGCGCAACCTCGGAGCGAAGCTTCTGCTCGAGGTCTGCATCGACGTTGCCCCAGTAAGCGAAGGTGCGCTCCTCGATGTCCTTGTTCTGGATCGGAAGCATCTTGTTGGAGACGTTGTGCACGAAACGCTCGCGCGCTGCGTCGTCGAACACCTCGGTGTAGAGGGTACGTGCCTGGCCGAAGTCGTCGTCCTCGGCGTGCTTGACGTACGCCGCGCGGGTCAGGTCGGTGCCGTGCGGGTCCGGGTTGACGTAGAGGTCGCTGGCCTGCCCGTAGGTGGTGTGGTTCGAGGAGGAGTCCTCGTTGTTGTCCAGGTAGCCTGCACCCTTCTCCGTGTTGTTCGGAGTGTAGTTTTGCTCACCCTCGTTGTTGAAGAAGTACGCCATCGGGCCGCGCTCCGCGTAGGTGTTGACCTCGTTGATCGGGCGGTTGACCGGCAGGTCCTTGTAGTTCGGGCCGATGCGGTAGCGGTGCTGGTCAGCGTACGCCCACGCGCGTGCCTGAAGCATGCGGTCCGGGGACAGGCCGACGCCCGGCACCAGGTTGCCCGGATCGAGCGCGATCTGCTCGATCTGTGCGTGGAAGTTCTTCGGGTTGCGGTTGAGCACGAAGTAGCCCACCTCGACCAGCGGGTAGTCCTTCTGGGACCAGATCTTGGTCAGGTCGAACGGGTTGAAGCGGTAGTTCTCCGCCTCCTCGAACGGCATGATCTGAACCTTGACGTCCCAGATCGGGTAGTCGCCGCGCTCAATCGCGTCGAAGAGGTCCTGGCGGTGGTGGTCGGCGTTCTTGCCGGCCATCTCCGTGGCTTCCTCGTCGGTGAAGGTCTCCCAACCCTGGCGGGTCTTGAAGTGGTACTTGATCCACACGGCCTTGCCCTCTTCGTTGACCCACTGGAAGGTGTGGGAGCCGAAGCCGTCCTGGTGGCGGGAGGTCTTCGGGGTGCCACGGTCACCCATCAGGTAGGTCACCTGGTGAGCGGACTCCGGGGTGCGGGACCAGAAATCCCACTGCATCTCGTCGTCGCGCAGGCCGGTGTGGGGCTGGCGCTTCTGGGAGTGGATGAAGTCGGCGAACTTCATGCCGTCGCGGAGGAAGAACGTCGGGGTGTTGTTGCCCACGATGTCGTAGTTGCCGTCCTCGGTGTAGAAACGCAGCGCGAAGCCGTGGACGTCGCGCCAGGTGTCCGGGGAGCCGGCTTCACCGGCAACGGTGGAGAAGCGAGCAGCCATCGGAGTGACCGTGCCCGGCTGGAACAGCTTCGCCTTAGTGTACTGGGAAACGTCCTCGGTGATGTGGAGCTCACCGAAAGCTCCGTGGCCCTTGGCGTGGGGGATGCGCTCCGGAACGTTCTCGCGGTTGAAGTGCGCGAGCTTCTCAATCAGGTGAATGTCGTTGAGGACATTCGGGCCCTGCGGGCCGGCCGTGATCGAGATGTTTTCGGACGCGACCGGCTGGCCGCTCGGGCGGGTGGTCTTGCCTTTACCGGCGGGGCGCTCGCCGCGTGCGACGATGTCCTCTGCCTTTGATTGCTCTGCCATTGTTATTGGCCTCCTAGCGTTTGGGTGAAGCTATTAAAAGCGGACTTTCTATATCCACAACCATGGTACGTGGGCTCCCCTGCCTCGGCAACGAAGACCAGGATTCTGTGCGGTTTCACCTAATCATGGGCCCGATTCTGCTGCTGGTATGGTTTTCTGCTGTGAGCAGCCGGGACTCTGTCGACCCTGTCGATACCGTCACTGAGCTGGCCCTGCGAGCCGGCCGGGGGGATAAAAGCGCGCTGACTCAGTTCATCGAGGCCACGCAGGGCGACGTGTGGCGCTTTCTGGCCCACCTCGCGGGCCGCGAGCAGGCCGACGACCTGACCCAGGAAACGTACCTGCGCGTGCTGGGAGCGCTGCCCAGGTTCGCCGGGCGCTCGTCGGCACGCACGTGGCTGCTCACGCTCGCGCGACGGGTGTGGATCGATTCGATTCGCCACGACTTGGCGCGCCCGCGGAAGTCAATCACGCAGTACGACGATGTCGCGGCGCAAAAACCCAGCCCGGACAACCCCAACACCTGGTCCGAGGTCATCGACGCGCGCACGCTTCTCGACGCCCTGCCCGCCGAGCGTCGGGAAGCTATCGTGCTCACCCAGGTCTTGGGCTACACCTACGAGGAGGCGGCCCGGATCGCGGGCGTGCGCATCGGCACGATCCGCTCACGCGTCGCACGCGCTCGGCGCGACCTTCTCGCCGCGACGGAAGATCCCCGCGACGCGGACAGCTAGACCGCGGCGGAGCATCTCGGGACTGAGGGCGCGGCAACGGCCCGCCGAGTCATACCCCGCGGGCCGTTAGGCGCAATACCGAACTAGCGCACTAGCTGAGCTGGGAGCTCATGCCGGACTCGGTGCTGCCGAAGGAGGACGGCTCAGCGGCGTCCTCGTCGTCAGCGCCGGGGCGGCAGTTGTCGGCGATGTGGTTCGCGGCCAGCAGGCCGGCGGCGACGAGCGCCAGGCCACCCGCGAGCGGGGCGAGGTTTGCGCCCAGCCCACCGAATTGAGCGTTGAACTGAGCCACGAACTGCGCAGTCTGCTCGTCGTAGATGCCGAGCTGCTGCTGCAGTCGGGTGTTAGCTTCTGCCAGCTGCGCACCGAACTGGTCGGACACAGCGGTCAGGCCCGGGATGTTGAGCTGGGAAGCCAGGCCGAACGGGATCAGGAGGAGCAGGGGCAGGCCGACAGTCAGGGCAGCGGCCGTGCAGCGCTCGGAGCTTCCGAAGGCATCCTTGCCGTCCTTGCCGTCCTTGCCGTCGACGCCGTCCTTACCGGGCTGGCAGCCGCAGTCGACGTGGACGCGTGCCGGGACGTCGAACGTGTACCCCTGCGGAGTGGTGCCCGTGACGGTGATGTCGTAGATACCCTTGTCGGTGCCCGCCGGCGGCGTGATCTTCAGAGCACCGGTGGTCGGGTTGATCTCGACAGCCCAACCATCGGGCTTGTTCGTGACCTCGTACTTGGTTCCGCGCGGTGCGCTCGCCTCGTTGTTCAGGTTGACGTTGACGGCGTCTCCGGGGTTGGTGTAGGAGTCGTCGTACGCGACGTTGGCGACGTTCGGCACGCAGTCCGTGCCCTCGGTGCCGTAGTCGTAGGTACCGGTCAGCTGCGCCTTGACCTCGACAGCGTTGCTGTAGTCGCCGTTGACGGGCTTGGTCAGCTCGTCGAGCTTGGCCTCGTTGACCCCCGGGTTGCGCAGGATCAGGGTGAAGTAGGATTTCGCCGGCATGTCGCCGATGTTGACGGTGGCGCGGGCGGTTCCATCGGAGAACTTCGTGATGGTCGGCAGCGGCACCCTTTGCACGGTGTAGTCAGCCTCGTTGATCACGCCGAAAGTCTTATTGATGTACTGCTCGAACACCCAGTCGGAGCCGACGTTGGGAAGGTCGACGGTGAACACGGCGTCGTTGATGTCGACGTTGGTGACGACGGGGACGCGCACACGCAGGTCGCCGGCGATGTAGTGCTGGACCTCGAGGTTGCCGAGGTGGTCAGTCCACAGCTTCGGCGCGACCTTCTGGGTGTATCCGTTGTTGGTCCAGTCCTGGTAGCGGCGATCCACAATCACCCCGGCGTTCCAGTTCACGTTGCAGACCTGGGACAGGTCTCCGTCCGTGGATTCCTCGGTCGGGCGGAAGCAGTCCGGGGAGTAGCGAGGTGTGCCATTTTCGAGGCGACCGTTCTGGCCCGCGACGTCCACGGGGTTCCATGTGCCGTTGAGCTTGGCGGTCACGGAACCGGTGTTCACGCCCGTCACGCGCACGTCGATGGCGGAGTACGCGCGCAGATCGCCGAGCGCGATGGTGATGGTGTTGCCGTTCGTGGTGACCGGGCCCAGGGCGATCTTGTTCGGGTACTTCTCGCCGTACTGGCCGAACATGGGATTGTTCGACCAGAGGAAGTCCTGGGCGGTGGTCACGGACGGGGTGCCCGTGAAGCCATTCTCGGAGGTGATGGTGAGCGTGGCACCCTTGACCGGGTACACGGTGCCGGCGATGACGCGCCGGTTGTCTCCCCAGCCGTGCACGGTCAGGAAGCCCGCCGATTCGGAGTTCTCGCCGCCGACCTTCAGCGGGTTGGTGACGCCGCTGACGTGAGTGGGCCCGGGGAACACGGTTTGCGCGTTCCAGTCCACGGAGCAATTCTCCGAGTAGTCGCCGTTAGCGGCGGTGGCCGCCGGAGCAGGTGTGGTGTCCTGCGCTGCGGGGGCCTGCTGGACCTGCTCCAGCTGCGCCTCCTGCTGGGTGACGTTCTCTGCGACGGGGTCCGCAGCTGCCTGCGGAGCCGTCAGCACCCCCATGCCCAGCGCGAGCGCGGTGACCGCGCTCGCGATTGACTTCATCCTCTTCATGTAAAGCTTCTCCCTCCAACGAGCCGGGGCCCGCTGACCGCGATTGTTTGACAACAACAATAAACCATGGTTGACAGGTCTCCGCAAGGTTTGGCGGAGAAAATTCCAATGTCACCGCAAAGCGGGGTGCCCGCGATGCGGTGAAACTGGTGTAAGGAGGGTGCGTTAAGAAGCGAGGAAGGCGGCGATTTTGCCGAGGACGCTGTCGATCCAGCTGGAGGATGGCTGGGACTTGCCGCCTGGAGCATCTGCGTCAGCATCGGGGCGATCGACCACGATGCGCAGCTCGCGCACGTGGTCCGCGGAGTCGCTAACTTTTACTGCGGCGTACTCACCGTCCGCTGCAGTTGCGGAGGCGGTAATGCGGAGCCCATCTCCGCTGGTCAGAACGCTCCACCCAGCGGGAAGCGCGGACTCTTCCTGGGCATCCACCGCATAGGAGATGTCTTGGCCCTCGTCAGGCTCCAAGGTCAGGGTTTGGCCCGGCTCGACCGAAATCTCGTGGTGCTGGGCTATGTCCGCAACCGCGGTCGGCTGCGCTGCCTGAGCCAGCCCCGGGTGGCCCAGAGTGAGCGCCGCTGCGAGGGCAACGGCGCTGAGCTGCGCGCGATCGGGAAAAGCCATACGCTCCATTGTCCTCGCCCCAGCGGCGGGTTCAAGGGATCACAGGCATTCTTTACAGGACTGCAACTAATTCGCCGCGGGGACGAGCAGCTCCGCAATCTGAATGGTGTTCAGTGCCGCCCCCTTGCGCAGGTTGTCGCCGGAGACGACGAACACCAAGCCCCGGTTACCCTCCACGGCCTGGTCTTGGCGGATGCGCCCGACCAGCGATTCGTCGATGCCGGCGGCCTGGAGGGGCGTGGGGACGTCGACAAGCTTGACTCCCGGCGCCTCCGCGAGAGCCTCCTGCGCCTCAGCGGGCGTAATCGGGTTGGCGAACTCGGCGTGGACGACCATGGTGTGGCCGGTAAAAACCGGCACGCGCACGCACGTCCCCGACACCTTGAGATCCGGAATGCCGAGGATCTTGCGCGACTCGTTGCGCAGCTTTTGCTCCTCGTCGGTCTCGTTGGTGCCGTCGTCGACGAGGTTTCCGGCCAGAGGCAGCACGTTGAACGCGATCGGCGCCGTATACGGCCCGAGGTCGCTCGGCTCCATGACCGACCCGTCGCGCGTCAGCTCCGCCGCCCGCTCGCCGATCTCGGCGACCTGGCGCGCAAGCGTATCGACGCCCGCCAGACCCGAACCGGAGACAGCCTGGTAGGACGCCACCCGCAGCGCGACCAGCCCGGCCGCGTCGTGGAGCGCCTTGGCCACGGGCATCGCCGCCATCGTGGTGCAGTTCGGGTTGGCGATGATGCCCTTTACCGGGTTGGCCGCCGCGTCAGGGTTGACCTCGGAGACCACCAGTGGCACGTCGTCGTCCTTGCGCCATGCCGACGAGTTGTCCACCACGGTGGCACCCGCCTCGGCGAAGACGGGCGCCCACTGCTTCGAGGTGCTCCCCCCGGCGGAGAACAGCGCAATGTCCACGTCGGAGACGGACTCGGCGGTGACCTGGGTGAGGTCCTCCACCACGACCTCGACGCCGTTGAAGTCCAGCTTGGTTCCCGCGGAGCGCGGGGACGCGAAGAAGCGCACCTTGTCCGCGGGGAACGAACGGCTGACGAGGATCTCTCGCATGACACGGCCGACCTGGCCGGTAGCTCCTACGACTGCGATGGTGGTCATGGGTGTTGCCCTTCCTGGTGGAGTGTTAGCGGCCGGTTCCGGCGTAGACCACGGCGGGCTCGTCGCCGCCAAGCTCGAACTTGGTGTGCAGCGCACGCGCGGCCTCGGGCAGGTCCTCCTGGCGCACCACGGCGGTGATGCGGATTTCGGAGGTGGTGATCATTTCAATGTTGATGCCCGCGTCGCGCAGCGCCTCGGTGAAGTCGGCGGTAACGCCCGGGTGGGACTTCATGCCGGCGCCGACGAGGGAGACCTTGCCGATGTTGTCGTTGTAGCTCACCTCGTCCCACCCTTCTGCATCTGCCAGTGCGCGCAGCAGCTCGACGCCGCGCTGGCCGTCGGCAAGCGGGAGCGTGAACGTGATGTCGGTCTTGTTGTCCACGGCGGAGGAGATGTTCTGCAGCACCATGTCGATGTTGATCTCGGCGTCCGCGAGCGCGCGGAACACCTTGGCCGCCTCGCCGGGGGTGTCCGGGATGCCGAGGATAGTGATCTTCGCCTCGGAGTTGTCGGTGGCCACACCGGACAGAACTGCTTCTTCCACGGGGATATCCTCCAATGCTCCGGCAACCAGCGTGCCGGTGTCGTTGCTGTATGACGAGCGTACCCGCAGGGGCACGTTGAAGGCGC
Above is a window of Corynebacterium sanguinis DNA encoding:
- a CDS encoding monovalent cation/H+ antiporter subunit D family protein, producing the protein MILTYDFVSTYLTLFVAVPLISAGVLVLAARVQWLQYVVMFATLTVSLAASAGLIAGTSDGTTYAKGTGSWPFGIAIPFAADMFSALMLTTTGILALACAWFAVASGYARQRYFAPLVLVLMTGVNGAILTADIFNFFVFLEVMLLPSYGLYAYTIHRRGGNIMVGGVRLFITANLLASTMFLTGVALIYGTAGSVNLAQLKGAAAQDPAVAIATSVVMFSMLTKASVVPVHSWLARSYPYTSPAVTALFSGLHTKVAVYILYRIYAVLFDGDERFLWILVALFSLTMLIGVLGAVGEKDARSILTFHMVSQLGYILLGLAIFTEIGLAAGIFYLVHHMLVKASLFMSTGAIEVRYGTGKIGALAGTARREPWMGVAFFAAALSLAGIPPFSGFVAKFSLMLAAYEKGEFYALVVMVVVSLITLLSMLKIWDGMFWGRAEKAEVASADDGRARVGFWLGAPAVILAALTLAIGLGAQVLMGWSEVAAQNLLDTSGYVNAVMNG
- a CDS encoding sodium:proton antiporter encodes the protein MILALSVGILMAGAVYLMMRPDMFRITIGFVMLSHAANLVIMSAGGVSWRGEPFGAHDDTTTAADPLPQAFVLTAIVISFSITIVMLVSSVVGKPGDATRADDDVSRESPRRPDADDVDELYHELAPDARATPEVGEKTR
- a CDS encoding DUF4040 family protein; this encodes MLFLLLAVLVATVVSAPFVGRILGRNAGWLLSLPLLGAAVIGAMGYVSPGAGDVHSETVAWIPSLNVDFALRIDGLSVVFLMLVLLIGAGVLAYSARYLHDSKPSFYLLMCGFAAAMSTLVLTDNLVVFYIAWEMTTLCSFFLIANGGEKGYAPAIRTLLVTVGGGLLLLTATVIMCVITGSTQLSVVLADETWTQRPGLTTLVALLVAGAAFTKSAQFPFQAWLPDSMVAIAPVSAYLHAAAMVKAGIYLILRYSPMFAGVDAWHIALVTAGLITSLFGAVTAVKQSDLKALLAYSTMSQLGLLVAVVGIGTQESLTAAIVHTIAHAVFKAALFMSIGIVEHETGTRNFHELRNLRVRMPVTQAIVVISAASMAGVPPFAGFVSKEMLLAAGLSAPHKEALVTLVTGGIVVTSIFTFAYSYRYVLGVLGDRRNQLSGTTKTVGEASPSFFAVPAILAAATVAIGIYPHMLNGPVADAVLATTGEFEDPHLALWHGFNLPLALSALVIACGAVLAWRRWAVSAFLDDFRAPITGVEVIESFRSGTIALGECFTAATGTTSQRRHLSAPLLGLVAIGLVGVFTLGDVPEVVGDRYDPADWMLLFIVTIGTASALKARSRVTVAIVVGTVGFGVTLWFYQLGAADVATTQLMVEILTAVVIVMILNRLPDRFPREKRSNILSSGVLAIAVGVVSTLGVLALTGRREKSEAAQWFLREGPIATGGDNIVNVILVEFRAFDTLGELTVLGVAGITVAVMLRSRPLQPRGKARLNKLSAVSSPENNVVFLRSAARVILPLIAIISVVLFFRGHNSSGGGFVAALVGAGGFALLYLMAPSDKAAKVRWPYMTLIGAGITIGAATGLLGYFEGSYLTPLHAYVFGIHLTTALIFDLGVYLAVLGVILAAINLAGIPADDPGEPEDGIAEAGQGDVGLIIDGEHQPIPAGADPVAEDERTNA
- a CDS encoding aspartate-semialdehyde dehydrogenase; the encoded protein is MTTIAVVGATGQVGRVMREILVSRSFPADKVRFFASPRSAGTKLDFNGVEVVVEDLTQVTAESVSDVDIALFSAGGSTSKQWAPVFAEAGATVVDNSSAWRKDDDVPLVVSEVNPDAAANPVKGIIANPNCTTMAAMPVAKALHDAAGLVALRVASYQAVSGSGLAGVDTLARQVAEIGERAAELTRDGSVMEPSDLGPYTAPIAFNVLPLAGNLVDDGTNETDEEQKLRNESRKILGIPDLKVSGTCVRVPVFTGHTMVVHAEFANPITPAEAQEALAEAPGVKLVDVPTPLQAAGIDESLVGRIRQDQAVEGNRGLVFVVSGDNLRKGAALNTIQIAELLVPAAN
- a CDS encoding catalase encodes the protein MAEQSKAEDIVARGERPAGKGKTTRPSGQPVASENISITAGPQGPNVLNDIHLIEKLAHFNRENVPERIPHAKGHGAFGELHITEDVSQYTKAKLFQPGTVTPMAARFSTVAGEAGSPDTWRDVHGFALRFYTEDGNYDIVGNNTPTFFLRDGMKFADFIHSQKRQPHTGLRDDEMQWDFWSRTPESAHQVTYLMGDRGTPKTSRHQDGFGSHTFQWVNEEGKAVWIKYHFKTRQGWETFTDEEATEMAGKNADHHRQDLFDAIERGDYPIWDVKVQIMPFEEAENYRFNPFDLTKIWSQKDYPLVEVGYFVLNRNPKNFHAQIEQIALDPGNLVPGVGLSPDRMLQARAWAYADQHRYRIGPNYKDLPVNRPINEVNTYAERGPMAYFFNNEGEQNYTPNNTEKGAGYLDNNEDSSSNHTTYGQASDLYVNPDPHGTDLTRAAYVKHAEDDDFGQARTLYTEVFDDAARERFVHNVSNKMLPIQNKDIEERTFAYWGNVDADLEQKLRSEVARKRQDADKQEKEEQSSVF
- a CDS encoding YPDG domain-containing protein, with protein sequence MKRMKSIASAVTALALGMGVLTAPQAAADPVAENVTQQEAQLEQVQQAPAAQDTTPAPAATAANGDYSENCSVDWNAQTVFPGPTHVSGVTNPLKVGGENSESAGFLTVHGWGDNRRVIAGTVYPVKGATLTITSENGFTGTPSVTTAQDFLWSNNPMFGQYGEKYPNKIALGPVTTNGNTITIALGDLRAYSAIDVRVTGVNTGSVTAKLNGTWNPVDVAGQNGRLENGTPRYSPDCFRPTEESTDGDLSQVCNVNWNAGVIVDRRYQDWTNNGYTQKVAPKLWTDHLGNLEVQHYIAGDLRVRVPVVTNVDINDAVFTVDLPNVGSDWVFEQYINKTFGVINEADYTVQRVPLPTITKFSDGTARATVNIGDMPAKSYFTLILRNPGVNEAKLDELTKPVNGDYSNAVEVKAQLTGTYDYGTEGTDCVPNVANVAYDDSYTNPGDAVNVNLNNEASAPRGTKYEVTNKPDGWAVEINPTTGALKITPPAGTDKGIYDITVTGTTPQGYTFDVPARVHVDCGCQPGKDGVDGKDGKDGKDAFGSSERCTAAALTVGLPLLLLIPFGLASQLNIPGLTAVSDQFGAQLAEANTRLQQQLGIYDEQTAQFVAQFNAQFGGLGANLAPLAGGLALVAAGLLAANHIADNCRPGADDEDAAEPSSFGSTESGMSSQLS
- a CDS encoding RNA polymerase sigma factor gives rise to the protein MVRGLPCLGNEDQDSVRFHLIMGPILLLVWFSAVSSRDSVDPVDTVTELALRAGRGDKSALTQFIEATQGDVWRFLAHLAGREQADDLTQETYLRVLGALPRFAGRSSARTWLLTLARRVWIDSIRHDLARPRKSITQYDDVAAQKPSPDNPNTWSEVIDARTLLDALPAERREAIVLTQVLGYTYEEAARIAGVRIGTIRSRVARARRDLLAATEDPRDADS